AACATAGACAAGTGATCTACTTCCAGTCCATAATACACTGGAACGAGGCACTAGAAGCTTTTTCAGATTTCCTGGTACAGTCATTACTTCAACTGTCGCCCCCGGCTCCAGTTTCAATTCGTTATTATTAATCTCAATTATCACCTTGGAAGTGTTTGTTTCTCTATCAACCAATTTACTCACCTGTAAAACTTTCCCGTTATATTTTTCAGAATAATTTCCAACAACATTGACCACAACCTCTGCTCCTATTTCAAAACTTTTTTTCTCTAATTCATTAGCATCAATCTCCACCCAAACCGATGTTATATCTACGAATTCAAACAAGACATTCCCCTTTCTAGCATATGCTCCTTGATTTGCAGACTGACCCAACAAAATCCCGGAACGTTCTGCATAAATATTTGCATTAGGAGATAAATCCTTCGATTCAGCTAATCTTTCTATTTCCATATCTGGAATCTGCCAGCCTTTAAGCACATCTACAGCTTGTTGATACATTTTAACCTTCTTATCATTCTTATACCTAAGCGATACAATAAAATGCCGTACCGCTTGAACGTATTCGTCTGAATAAACAACCGCCAACAACTCTCCTTTTTTAACATATTGACCAATAGTACTTACAAACAGCTTTTCTAAACGTAATGGATAATGTGCAGGAATCGTCCAAACATTTTTCTGATCGACAACTACATTACCAGGCATTTTAACACCCACCATCCTACCTTCGTTGCTTTCTACAAGTACAGTTTCTATCCCGGCATCTTTAAT
The genomic region above belongs to Flavobacteriales bacterium and contains:
- a CDS encoding efflux RND transporter periplasmic adaptor subunit yields the protein MSKNLKILVVAISASLGLGLLIGKTILNNEVESSGIAIQSIGWTCSMHPEIIKSISGSCSLCSMDLVEMSSNNLDDKSLIQFSDNEIKDAGIETVLVESNEGRMVGVKMPGNVVVDQKNVWTIPAHYPLRLEKLFVSTIGQYVKKGELLAVVYSDEYVQAVRHFIVSLRYKNDKKVKMYQQAVDVLKGWQIPDMEIERLAESKDLSPNANIYAERSGILLGQSANQGAYARKGNVLFEFVDITSVWVEIDANELEKKSFEIGAEVVVNVVGNYSEKYNGKVLQVSKLVDRETNTSKVIIEINNNELKLEPGATVEVMTVPGNLKKLLVPRSSVLWTGSRSLVYV